A window of Xenopus laevis strain J_2021 chromosome 1L, Xenopus_laevis_v10.1, whole genome shotgun sequence genomic DNA:
tggaatctcttatccagaaagccctgaatagCAGAAAGGTCATCTGCCATAGAGTCAGTCTAttgatttttctttgtagtattaaaaaaaagtacattttacttgctggTAACTatgctgcataaatccatgtttttgattttcttttctggCAAAGGAGTTTCTTTGACTTTACTGAAACACTGGATGATTCTTCTTATGAAGGCGATAATGGAATCCCTGACTTAAAACTGGTTCAAAAAATTGTAAGTCAGGTAGAATTTTACTTGTCAGATGAGAATTTGTCTCACGATGCTTTCCTGCTTAAACACGTTCAGAAGAACAAGATGGGTTATGTCAGCATAAAACTTCTTACATCTTTTAAAAAGGTGGGTAATCCTATGTgatgtattttaaaattaaagcTAAAATGcagttttgaattttatttttaatgcagtttGTTTAGACCAAGGTGTCTGGAATCAACTTGTGGCAAAGTTATCCTGTTATGTTGACAAGACCATTTGTattaacaggcccggatttgcagtaaggtcacaaaggcctgggGGTATAAATTAAGGGGTGGCATATCTTCGAGCTGCACGGGTAAACTTGCTTAATTCTGGAGCATTAAGTGCTTTGCTTTGCCATGGCCCTGTGGGTTTCTAACAAAGTAAcatgaaatgcaaattgaagcTCTCGCCAATCAAATCTATGCAGTCAAAGAAGGTCTTATTAGCATTTACTTTAAGATCTCCCTTCCCTCCTGTTTCATCTGGGCAGCATTAGGATGTCTCAGGTGGGCACTGGACTGATGGTGAAAGAAAGGTTAATATACATCTTACAATGAATCTTGAGGCATGCACTTAGTGGGGTAAAGGCCTTTATCAATTGTATTAATTTGCAATCACTATAAATTGAAAAGATGTTGCAACATTCACATTTGCTGGCATTTTTCTACTTTAGAGACTTCTTCCTATGCCTATACCTTGTTAGACTAGAATTATTACTGACAGATTTTTACACATTACCTGCAGAAAGAATGTTAAATGCACACGCCCTGCAAGCTAAAATATTCTTGGCAATATTCTTGCAGAGACTACAATCTTAATCCTAAAATGGAACCCTTTAAATGCAGATTACAACAGATGCCGCAGAAACCTTACCCCTCCCTGTCTGACTATATCTAGGCAAATATACACACAATTTTAATGTTTTCCCTTACATTACTACTCATGAAGTTAAAAGCTAGTCATGGTTAGTAAGGCTACCCATTATGTGACGCATCTGATTTATTCATTTGTAGATAAAATCCCTGACAAGAGACTGGCGCAAAACTCTGTATGCTTTGCGGTTTTCAGAACATCTTGAAGTCAATGAAGAAGAAACCAAAGTAAGAAGGAAAAAGCCATTACCTGACTATCTTCTTGGACTTTCACCCACCAAGCAGATATTGGCTTGGAATGTATTCTATCCAGAGAAAAGATCTTTTAGTtgtcaacaaaaaaatacaatggagATTGTAAATTCTCTTTTTGCGACTTATGGTGTAATCACTTCCATTCGTATTTTAAAACCAGGAAAGGAAGTTCCTAGTGACATTAAGAAGTACATGTCAAGGTATCCTGAACTATCTACTAAGAGTTGTGCTTTGGTTGAATATGAGAATTTAGAAGGAGCCAGGAAGGCTCTTGAAGCACATAGTGGGAAAGTGTCCTCTAAAAATATTGACAGGATCAAGGTAATCCCTGTAAGTGGCCGaggtacaagaaaaaaaaatgtcattgataCTGGTGAATACGAGGACTCAGGCCTACCAGACAAAAAGATGACAAGAAAAGAAATTAGAGCCATGGAAAGACTTCATTATACAACTGAAGATTCTTCATTCTATAGTTCATCTGAGTCAGACAGTACTCCTGCTTCCCCAGTCTTAACACCACGGTACCTTTCACCTCTAACTTTTTCCAGCCCTAGTATGATGTTTAAGCCACAGTTCTTTAGTAGCCCACGGTCCATCACATTCTTGGCTCGAAAGAGCCTGTCTCATTCCCATAACCCTTCTCCTTTAGCTTCTGAACTAGGAAATGGAGATTACCCAAGCCCTGGCACAAGCCCAGAGTTTTCCCGTAAAAGTTCAGACCACTCTGCAGAGAATGCAGTGAGTTCTACAAGTCCTTGGGTCCAACGCCGCAAGGCTGCAGCCCACAACCTACTAGTAGAAAATAAGCCACTTCCATGTAGTCCTCTTGCACTTAAGAAGTTGCCAGTTTGTCTTGGCCTAAATAATGGGGTAATTCGTCACCCATATGGGCCAGATGGCAGCAAAGGGTTCCACAACTGCATTGGCAGAGGTAAGCTGGTACTACGGAACTAAGTGTATTTCTCTATGTTGAAATTCAACTTTCTAGGTTGTGTTAATTATTTAGAATTTAGAAGGGTGGCCCGTAGTActtaacatatatatttatacatcgaCGTAATTTTTTACTGTAACAGGGAAAAATAGTACAGTCAGATAAAACGACTCATATTCCACAGGATATTTGTCTGAATTGTCTGACTATTTTCACACATCAGTAATTGGCTTTATTACAAAGATACCCATCTTAAGACCTATGTCTGTTTTCTTGCAGAAGAGCGATTCACTTTAAAAATCTGACTCCGGAATCCTTTAATGATGCTTAGTTACTTctgtttcttcctttttcttaaaCTTCTTCATCTTTAGACCTGCTAACAAAATGCAGTGTTTGGAATGAGGTGCtcctataatattatatatgcaAATGTGATGTTTTTGAATAAAGTATGGGTTTTCCTGTAACCATGTTAAACTTTTATGCAAATCTTATTACCATAACTGGTTTCTGACTGCTAATGACTAATTTTTAACTTTAAACAGTTTGAGCAAGGGTATAAAATAAATTGAAGGCGTGTGCTTAAGTATCCTCTTCCTTTATGTATTAAGGACAGACCCTTCTCTATGCCATAAACAGTCTCCCTGGAGTCGGTGTGATGTACCCATCATGTACATGGCAAAATAATACAGGGAGAGATGCTACAAGCAGCACGGAAGCATAACTTTATTTGCATACAGTTTGTAATGTTTGAGTGCAATACTCTgaattataataaaacatatctTAGTACTTCCCAGGCCTTCTGAATGACACTAAATGACTTTTAGTGTGGCTTTATGTTCTAGAATAGATGCATGCTACACATTTCTCCTTGTTCTCACCATGATTTCTAGTTCATTAGTGATAGTTTTCTGGTATGAAATGTCCCATTCATACCCCCTTTGCTTTcaatgtttgttttaatttgagttcttaacGTAATGCTTAAATagagctattttaaaaaatggcttgtcATTTTCACTTCTTTAATATCCTAGCATACAATAGAACTTTTGGATGCAAATTGGTACAAAAAAACTTGCCTGGCCTAACTAACTTgtgtatattttgaaaaaatgtctcGTGTTGTCCTGCATGCACTGTTACTTATGAAAGTATTGATGGTAATGtatgcattaataaaatgtaagctaatataaatatttaaaattgtataataGTATCCGATTTGAACTGTTGGAAATAAAGAACTTCTCTGATTTTTCTTAGTTTTCTTAGAAAATGTCCTAGGATCTTATGGAACTATGTAAGTGTTTACCTTTTGTGGGTATCAACACTACTACTGAATCCCTACTCATAAGGCTATTGAACTCCATGTGCTTTGTCACAAGCCAACATTTTTGTGATGACATAATTTACTCTTGCAACACTAGAACAAAGACATTGGGGTCTgcttttttgagatttttagGGCTTACTAACATGGGTGTCCTAGAGGGATAAATGTATAACTAGACTGAACAAAAGAGGCCAAGCAACAATATAAACAGTCAGGGAGTTTACCACATCGCCActtcttatatttatttaaaattctgaAGGAAATGTTTTATAGAATGCTGTATAGATGGTGCAGTAGTCTGGATTCCACCACAAAGTAAACCCATGTGATTAACAACCCTGTAAGTCTGTGACCAGGTGCAAATGCCAACATGGAATACCAGAAAAAGCTTGATCAAATTTGGCATCTGCTTTTATGGGTAAGGACCACAGGGTCAGGGCTACCAACAGGTTCAGAACAGGAGAGAGTCCAGTAATCAGTGTCTTAGATTCAGAGGCCCTAAAGAGGGACCGTGCTTGTCAAGGATTGGGTGGATTCAGGCCTTATTTGCCCATAATGAATGAGTTTAGAACAATACATTGATTCTATTGCAGAATCCTAGCAAATTTtctctctaattccttcttggctttCACACACAattttgtgcgcaccacaatttgttgtttgCACTGGCCTCAATTTATATACAAGTGCACACCTTAGAGGTTACATTGAATCCTTGCatgcataacatttgtttttctttttaagatgTATGTACCCTGTAaagtcatacaggtatgggatcagtcaTCTGGAAACTGTTTATcgagaaatctctgaattataggaaggccacctcccgtagcctccattttaattaaattcacattttagaaaatatttcctttttctctgtaatgagacAATAACTTGTACtgaatccaaactaagatatagttaaacCTTATCCTAATGCTATtagttttaattaatgtataaatgatttttatagacataaggtatggagatcctaattatggaaacatcccacatgtttaaaaccccaggtccagagcattctggataaccggtcccatacgtGTAGAAATTTTGAAAGACCCATttcataaaaacagaaatataaggCACTGGTATCTCTGCCAAACCACTAATGCAGAGCCATGTTTACTAATCCTACTAGCAATGCTGGAGTTCTTCTAAACCAAATGCTAAAGAAATGTTGCCAATTGTAAAGACAAGATGCTGCAcggcttaaactttttttttttgtacattaaatATAGGATCACCTGATTTACTTAAATTTGTAATCTGGACAGCAATATGTTGCTATCAATGGAGTGGAACATGCATACTCTTATTTACTTTGCAGAATAGTTTATTTGCTTTTAGAATTGtgtaatatgtttgtttttttattggtatGTAGTCCTTTATGCATGTTGTATAAGGCATACTCAAtacagctttaataaatatttgtgtgtatgttttaATTCGATGAAGCATGGGGTCTCCACCCACAAAGCACAATACATACTGTGGATTCATCTATCCATGaggcagatgaaaaataacaaatttgtttccttttttgcaCGGGCTTTGTGTTGCGGGAGGAAAGTGGTCCCATCCATGCTGCTAACATTtataattttgagtttatggagTTTCCGTAACTGATGAGTTATAACAATACATGCCCATAGTAGTAAACAACTATGattgtatttgttttactgctAAACATGAGCTTATGACATGAACATCTGTGTGATGGGCCTTAGTTAGGTAGAGGATGGGAAGATTTAAGAGACCTTTTAAGTCGCTTGTTTtgtattctaaggggcagatttatttaaaggtcgaggtgaattcgaatttcaagctcatttttgtgtacttggactagggaatagtccaaatttgatttgaaaaaattagaaaattcgaatttctaaattttaaaaattctacttcgactattcaccatctaaaacctgctgaattgctgttttagcctatggggacctcctagaacctatttggagtcaattggtggactttgaaaaatcaaagttttttttttgcaaaaacttctaatcgaatgtgctattactttgattcgtacgattgaaATTCAtccgaaaatggacctattcgaccaaaaaaaaactttgacttaatttcggttggtcttcttttagaattcaaaattcacccttgataaatatgcccctaagtattggGATCAGAGGAGAGCACAACTGCCCACATAGAGTTAGAACTATCTTGTAGAAGATCGGACTGACGTTTCTGAAAAATGTGTTCAAGTGCCTCGGCAACCACTGAAAGTGTTGCTACTGTATATAGGTTTATGTTCACTGCAGCacaattttgaggttttttttattttctagtgtctcatttttaatttattcttcATATTAGCAGCAAtatgagtttattttttaaaacagactGCACACTGCTCTCTGGCAAAAATATATGTTCTGTGTTTCCTTATTAAAGTAATAGCAGATCCAGAGGAGAGCCATGATGGGTCTCCTAGAGAGAGAGAAGATGACCATTTGTTGGTCACTATAAATAGCTCTTTGTGTTCACAAAATATTTAATCTTATAATAGTCTAGTGATTTAGAATGCAATGTGTCAGTTAATGATT
This region includes:
- the larp6-like.1.L gene encoding la-related protein 6 isoform X2, with product MSSSCCPSQRSPSSSRSIPVDVQQHSLDSDLVLRQRNKSSCQHSQNDHLDSLDGSFFDFTETLDDSSYEGDNGIPDLKLVQKIVSQVEFYLSDENLSHDAFLLKHVQKNKMGYVSIKLLTSFKKIKSLTRDWRKTLYALRFSEHLEVNEEETKVRRKKPLPDYLLGLSPTKQILAWNVFYPEKRSFSCQQKNTMEIVNSLFATYGVITSIRILKPGKEVPSDIKKYMSRYPELSTKSCALVEYENLEGARKALEAHSGKVSSKNIDRIKVIPVSGRGTRKKNVIDTGEYEDSGLPDKKMTRKEIRAMERLHYTTEDSSFYSSSESDSTPASPVLTPRYLSPLTFSSPSMMFKPQFFSSPRSITFLARKSLSHSHNPSPLASELGNGDYPSPGTSPEFSRKSSDHSAENAVSSTSPWVQRRKAAAHNLLVENKPLPCSPLALKKLPVCLGLNNGVIRHPYGPDGSKGFHNCIGRGKLVLRN
- the larp6-like.1.L gene encoding la-related protein 6 isoform X1 is translated as MLTFQTFFGTMSSSCCPSQRSPSSSRSIPVDVQQHSLDSDLVLRQRNKSSCQHSQNDHLDSLDGSFFDFTETLDDSSYEGDNGIPDLKLVQKIVSQVEFYLSDENLSHDAFLLKHVQKNKMGYVSIKLLTSFKKIKSLTRDWRKTLYALRFSEHLEVNEEETKVRRKKPLPDYLLGLSPTKQILAWNVFYPEKRSFSCQQKNTMEIVNSLFATYGVITSIRILKPGKEVPSDIKKYMSRYPELSTKSCALVEYENLEGARKALEAHSGKVSSKNIDRIKVIPVSGRGTRKKNVIDTGEYEDSGLPDKKMTRKEIRAMERLHYTTEDSSFYSSSESDSTPASPVLTPRYLSPLTFSSPSMMFKPQFFSSPRSITFLARKSLSHSHNPSPLASELGNGDYPSPGTSPEFSRKSSDHSAENAVSSTSPWVQRRKAAAHNLLVENKPLPCSPLALKKLPVCLGLNNGVIRHPYGPDGSKGFHNCIGRGKLVLRN